A window of the Lactuca sativa cultivar Salinas chromosome 5, Lsat_Salinas_v11, whole genome shotgun sequence genome harbors these coding sequences:
- the LOC111892640 gene encoding phospholipid:diacylglycerol acyltransferase 1, which produces MPAWRRRKDGGFGNSNRATTSEQQLSPKIDGEFEDQKSEKEKTTKNSNNKSIKFLKKERSKRSCINSCCWLIGFICSTWWFLLFLYNAMPASFPQYVTQAITGPTPDPPGVKLHKEGITAKHPVVFVPGIVTGGLELWEGHRCMDGLFRKRLWGGTFGEIYKRPLCWIEHMSLDNETGLDPPGIRVRPVSGLVAADYFAAGYFVWAVLIANLARIGYEEKNMYMAAYDWRLSFQNTEVRDQTLSRMKSNIELMVATTGEKVVVIPHSMGALYFLHFMKWVEAPPPMGGGGGSDWCGKHIKAVMNIGGPFLGLPKIVAGLFSAEAKDIAVARAVAPGVLDLDIFGFQTLQHAMRMTRTWDSTMSLIPKGGDAIWGTLDWAPEEDHGCVAKNLKKNDTQKTSGNGLKSLNYGRIISFGKDVAQLHSSKIERVDFMGAIEGRNYVNRSCGDVWNEYHEMGFGGIKAVADYKVFTVESVLELLQFVAPRMMKRGSAHYSYGIADNLEDKEYQHYKYWSNPLESRLPNAPEMEIFSMYGVGLPTERSYIYKFSPSSECYIPFQIDTSAEGGTHQSCLQGGVYSVDGDETVPVLSAGYMCAKGWRGKTRFNPSGIKTYVREYNHAPPATLLEGRGTQSGNHVDIMGNFALIEDIIRVASGATGNDLGGDRVYSDIFRWSERIKVRL; this is translated from the exons ATGCCGGCGTGGAGGAGGAGAAAGGACGGCGGTTTCGGCAATTCCAATAGAGCAACAACTTCAGAGCAGCAACTTTCCCCTAAAATTGACGGTGAATTCGAAGATCAGAAGAGCGAGAAAGAGAAAACAACGAAGAACTCCAATAATAAAAGtatcaaatttttgaaaaaagaGAGAAGTAAACGGTCTTGTATAAATAGTTGTTGTTGGTTGATCGGATTTATATGTTCAACTTGGTGGTTTTTGTTGTTCCTATACAATGCGATGCCGGCATCGTTCCCGCAGTACGTTACGCAGGCGATAACGGGGCCAACGCCGGATCCGCCGGGTGTAAAGTTGCATAAAGAAGGGATAACGGCGAAACATCCGGTTGTTTTTGTCCCCGGAATAGTCACCGGTGGACTTGAATTGTGGGAAGGTCACCGCTGTATGGATGGCTTGTTTAGGAAGCGGCTTTGGGGTGGCACATTTGGTGAAATATATAAAAG GCCATTATGCTGGATTGAGCATATGTCACTGGATAATGAAACTGGGTTGGATCCTCCTGGTATTCGGGTCAGGCCCGTATCTGGACTTGTAGCAGCCGATTACTTCGCTGCAGGGTATTTTGTATGGGCAGTTTTGATCGCCAATTTGGCCAGAATAGGATACGAGGAGAAAAACATGTATATGGCTGCTTATGATTGGAGACTCTCATTTCAAAACACAGAG GTGCGAGATCAAACTCTAAGCAGGATGAAAAGCAATATAGAGCTCATGGTAGCAACAACCGGTGAAAAAGTGGTGGTGATTCCACATTCCATGGGTGCTTTGTACTTTTTGCATTTCATGAAATGGGTAGAAGCGCCACCTCCGATGGGTGGGGGTGGTGGGTCGGATTGGTGTGGTAAGCATATAAAAGCTGTGATGAATATAGGTGGACCATTTTTAGGGCTTCCAAAAATAGTCGCAGGACTCTTTTCTGCTGAAGCTAAAGACATTGCTGTAGCCAG GGCTGTGGCACCTGGTGTTCTTGATTTGGATATATTTGGATTTCAAACTTTACAACATGCAATGAGAATGACACGAACATGGGATTCAACAATGTCATTAATACCAAAAGGTGGAGATGCGATATGGGGTACACTTGATTGGGCTCCTGAAGAAGACCATGGTTGTGTTGCTAAAAACTTGAAAAAGAATGATACACAAAAAACAAGTGGAAATGGTTTAAAGTCTTTGAATTATGGGAGAATAATATCTTTTGGGAAAGATGTTGCTCAATTACATTCATCAAAAATTGAGAGGGTGGATTTCATG GGTGCTATTGAAGGTAGGAATTATGTAAACAGATCATGTGGGGATGTATGGAATGAATACCATGAAATGGGATTTGGAGGGATTAAAGCTGTTGCAGATTACAAGGTGTTTACTGTTGAATCTGTTTTGGAACTTTTGCAATTTGTGGCTCCAAGGATGATGAAGCGAGGTAGTGCTCATTATTCATATGGAATAGCTGATAATCTAGAGGATAAAGAATATCAACACTATAAGTATTGGTCAAATCCCTTAGAATCAAG ATTACCAAACGCTCCCGAAATGGAAATCTTTTCAATGTATGGAGTCGGTCTCCCAACCGAAAGATCTTATATTTACAAATTCAGTCCCTCATCTGAATGCTATATTCCTTTCCAAATTGACACGTCAGCAGAGGGCGGGACCCACCAGAGTTGTTTGCAGGGCGGGGTTTATTCGGTTGATGGAGATGAAACGGTACCCGTTTTAAGTGCCGGGTACATGTGTGCGAAAGGTTGGAGGGGGAAAACACGTTTTAATCCCTCAGGGATTAAAACGTATGTAAGGGAATATAACCATGCCCCTCCAGCAACACTGCTGGAGGGACGTGGGACCCAGAGTGGAAACCATGTGGATATAATGGGGAATTTTGCTTTAATTGAAGATATTATACGTGTAGCTAGTGGAGCTACGGGAAATGATTTGGGAGGTGATCgagtttactctgatatttttagATGGTCTGAAAGGATTAAGGTGCGTCTGTAG